In Osmia bicornis bicornis chromosome 10, iOsmBic2.1, whole genome shotgun sequence, one genomic interval encodes:
- the LOC114877893 gene encoding uncharacterized protein LOC114877893: MTSVSSIKIPSGDEEAVADHSYRKVGYGRRRQYVDRPASARSAAMVEVADIQTEPRSMCNRQSQTHREIKEMPVQTVSRCELCNRQIPIFSTSTDPMHQAMQQAPCTTCPAIMQLMRGAPCCPGCRCVTGIIQVSQQTQQQQTPRQEKCTEQNPVKETKHRQQPVDEKSYEIVTSEQPRTPQVASTSVK; the protein is encoded by the exons ATGACCAGTGTAAGCAGCATCAAAATACCTTCTGGAGATGAGGAAGCAGTTGCTGATCATAGTTATAGAAAAGTTGGATATGGACGTCGAAGACAATACGTGGATCGTCCAGCTAGTGCTCGATCAGCGGCCATGGTCGAGGTTGCTGATATTCAAACGGAACCGCGTTCCATGTGTAATAGACAGAGTCAG ACCCATcgagaaataaaagaaatgccAGTGCAAACTGTGAGTAGATGTGAACTGTGCAATCGTCAAATACCGATTTTCTCAACGTCCACGGATCCGATGCATCAAGCAATGCAACAGGCACCTTGCACAACCTGCCCTGCAATTATGCAGCTGATGCGAGGTGCACCGTGTTGCCCAGG ATGCAGATGCGTGACAGGAATAATTCAAGTGTCACAACAGACTCAACAACAGCAAACACCACGACAAGAAAAATGCACCGAGCAGAATCCAGTTAAAGAAACGAAGCACAGGCAACAACCGGTGGACGAGAAATCCTACGAAATTGTGACGAGTGAGCAACCTCGAACCCCTCAGGTTGCGAGTACAAGCGTTAAATAG
- the LOC123988285 gene encoding uncharacterized protein LOC123988285 — translation MKSTEAENKVAESDPKIAEATMEKLTSNNEKSTEEAVITGDEAVEVESKKNLLQKANSEPGPRELSKMNNRKSDKISISLPETKQLISPPRLVAEMIDRLQEIEGNKQDTPTAMPAASEIIPKASILNSTKSESDGKVKNVTIEPNSTRGVAFDRSADQNRKSNIKSEDSALESSNLTMDSSKILSSTKVSRDSSASYGYSDNQLLKPHNDKPKLNKVEQSSDSIIIPNPQMGTQTTDAEIASSSSRYKRTYVFPKKNKVEPAEVTYTDIDVQTGYEAQSEVSPCRKQK, via the exons ATGAAATCAACCGAAGCAGAAAATAAGGTAGCTGAAAGTGATCCAAAAATCGCGGAAGCTACTATGGAAAAATTGACAAGTAATAATGAGAAATCTACGGAGGAAGCAGTAATTACTGGTGACGAAGCGGTGGAAGTTGAAtcgaaaaagaatttattgcAAAAGGCAAATTCCGAACCAGGACCTCGGGAACTGTCGAAAATGAATAACAGAAAAAGTGACAAGATATCGATAAGCCTTCCTGAAACGAAACAATTGATCTCTCCGCCGAGGCTGGTGGCAGAAATGATAGATCGTTTGCAAGAAATCGAAGGGAATAAACAGGATACGCCTACGGCTATGCCAGCTGCGAGTGAAATTATTCCGAAGGCAtcgattttaaattctactAAGTCAGAATCTGATGGAAAAGTGAAAAATGTTACGATTGAACCGAATTCGACGCGAGGCGTAGCTTTTGATAGGAGTGCTGATCAGAATCGTAAATCGAATATCAAAAGCGAAGACAGTGCATTGGAATCGAGTAATCTTACTATGGATAGTAGTAAGATATTGTCTTCTACAAAAGTATCCAGGGACAGTTCTGCTTCGTATGGGTACTCTGATAACCAGTTATTAAAACCACATAATGATAAACCGAAGTTAAATAAAGTGGAACAATCCTCAGATTCTATAATAATACCTAATCCTCAAATGGGAACACAAAC GACCGACGCAGAGATAGCATCATCATCCAGCAGATACAAAAGGACTTACGTTTTCCCAAAGAAGAACAAAGTAGAACCAGCCGAAGTGAC ataTACTGATATCGATGTTCAAACGGGTTACGAAGCTCAATCTGAGGTTAGCCCATGTAGAaagcagaaatga